In Candidatus Gastranaerophilales bacterium, a single genomic region encodes these proteins:
- a CDS encoding purine-nucleoside phosphorylase has translation MLENSVSFIKDKINGFVPEIGIILGSGLGEFADKYEATKISYNDIPGFKPSHVAGHKGQLVFATIEGKKVVMMQGRYHFYEGHDMQTVTYPVKVMKKLGVKTLVVTNAAGALHKAYFPGDLMIIKDHINFMGTNPLIGNNDDTLGTRFPDMSNVYKEDLRNIVKAKAKALGISVKEGVYAAVTGPSYETPTEVKMLKLLGADAVGMSTAPEAIVANYCGVDVLGVSCLTNYASGVTDSPLNHQEVIETADRVKENFQKLLLEIIKSV, from the coding sequence ATGCTTGAAAATTCTGTATCTTTTATAAAAGATAAAATCAATGGTTTTGTGCCTGAAATAGGTATTATTTTGGGTTCGGGTTTAGGCGAATTTGCTGATAAATATGAAGCAACAAAAATCAGCTATAACGACATTCCGGGCTTTAAGCCTTCCCATGTGGCAGGACACAAAGGACAGCTTGTTTTTGCAACGATTGAAGGTAAAAAAGTTGTTATGATGCAAGGTCGTTATCATTTCTACGAAGGTCATGATATGCAGACGGTCACGTATCCTGTAAAGGTTATGAAAAAATTGGGAGTGAAAACGCTTGTCGTTACAAATGCGGCAGGGGCTTTGCATAAGGCATATTTCCCTGGTGATTTAATGATTATCAAAGACCATATTAATTTCATGGGGACAAATCCTCTTATCGGTAATAACGATGATACTTTAGGAACACGTTTCCCTGATATGAGTAATGTTTACAAGGAAGATTTGAGAAACATAGTCAAAGCAAAAGCAAAAGCTTTAGGTATATCCGTAAAAGAAGGTGTTTATGCTGCAGTTACTGGGCCGAGCTATGAAACGCCGACAGAAGTTAAGATGTTGAAGCTTTTGGGTGCTGATGCGGTTGGAATGTCTACAGCACCAGAGGCGATTGTGGCAAATTATTGTGGCGTTGACGTACTTGGCGTGAGTTGTTTGACAAACTATGCTTCAGGAGTCACTGACTCCCCTCTAAACCATCAAGAAGTAATAGAAACAGCTGACAGAGTAAAAGAAAATTTCCAAAAACTTTTATTGGAAATCATTAAATCGGTATAA
- the coaD gene encoding pantetheine-phosphate adenylyltransferase, with the protein MKTAIYPGSFDPITKGHLDVLKRAASIFDKVIIAVLVNSSKKSFLPIEDRLKLIKESCVDLQNVEVDSFDGLTIDYARQKNANVLIRGLRAVSDFEYEMQLSQTNSALASDINTVFLITKPKYNFISSSTVKEIATMKGDITKFVPKPVAEYLKEKI; encoded by the coding sequence GTGAAAACTGCGATATACCCCGGTAGCTTTGACCCTATAACCAAAGGACATTTAGACGTTTTAAAGCGAGCCGCCAGTATATTTGACAAGGTCATTATAGCCGTATTAGTGAACAGTTCAAAGAAATCCTTCCTCCCCATAGAAGATAGATTGAAGCTAATTAAAGAGTCATGTGTTGATTTGCAAAATGTTGAAGTAGACAGTTTTGACGGATTAACAATCGACTACGCAAGGCAAAAAAACGCAAATGTCCTCATTAGAGGATTAAGAGCAGTTTCCGATTTCGAATACGAAATGCAACTCTCTCAAACAAATAGTGCACTTGCCTCAGACATAAATACCGTATTTTTGATTACAAAACCTAAATACAACTTCATCTCATCCAGTACCGTGAAGGAAATTGCGACAATGAAAGGTGATATAACTAAATTTGTACCAAAACCTGTCGCCGAATACTTGAAAGAAAAAATATAA
- a CDS encoding Mur ligase family protein, whose protein sequence is MSKFKFYSAIVAANTLSLVLKAISKSSGTSFPGMVGLKICPDFLQMAQKYAKEGIVNITGTNGKTTTAGLLAHIINISGRKVLHNEKGANMLTGITSALLDGVGFNRKSDFFILESDEAYLTKVYDYITATYLLVTNLFRDQLDRYGELDTTFKKIQEAIDKNKKLKLVLNADDPMVSNLGNNNERIYYGFEDIKFEFETQDAKAPIETVSCPVCGEALTYKKRYYAHIGDYNCKCSYGRPDLKYKAVGHIYPSHSIINIELNGKEEAFKIPLPGLYNVYNALAAIAMALELDVSPREIQLGFDTYKSVFGRAERLTIKGKSALVQLIKNPVGATEVLRLIADTKKSKLLIVLNDNYADGRDVSWIWDADFELLKNYTQDIIVSGVRAFDMAVRLKYAGVNESQIHVEKDLKNAISAAAAITEQDETLLILPTYTALLKMQNIVKRCSFK, encoded by the coding sequence ATGAGCAAATTTAAGTTTTATTCGGCTATTGTTGCCGCAAATACTTTATCTTTAGTTTTAAAAGCTATAAGCAAATCCTCGGGGACCTCTTTTCCCGGAATGGTCGGTTTAAAAATTTGTCCTGATTTTTTACAAATGGCTCAAAAATATGCAAAAGAAGGTATTGTAAATATCACGGGGACTAACGGAAAAACTACGACTGCCGGACTTTTGGCTCATATTATTAATATTTCAGGAAGAAAAGTCCTTCACAACGAAAAAGGTGCAAATATGCTTACAGGCATTACGAGTGCACTTTTAGATGGGGTCGGCTTCAACAGAAAATCTGATTTCTTTATTTTAGAATCAGACGAAGCATATCTGACAAAAGTTTATGACTATATAACTGCAACTTATCTTTTGGTGACAAATCTTTTCCGTGACCAGTTAGACAGGTATGGAGAACTTGATACTACTTTTAAAAAAATTCAAGAAGCTATTGATAAAAATAAAAAATTGAAATTGGTTTTAAATGCTGATGATCCGATGGTTTCAAATCTCGGAAATAATAATGAAAGAATTTATTATGGATTTGAAGATATTAAATTCGAATTTGAAACCCAAGATGCCAAAGCTCCTATTGAAACTGTTTCCTGCCCTGTGTGCGGGGAAGCTTTAACCTATAAAAAAAGGTATTATGCTCATATCGGTGATTATAACTGCAAGTGCTCTTATGGGCGTCCTGATTTGAAATATAAGGCTGTTGGGCATATATATCCGAGCCATTCTATTATAAATATTGAGCTTAACGGAAAAGAAGAAGCTTTTAAAATACCTTTACCGGGTTTGTATAATGTTTACAACGCTTTAGCTGCAATTGCTATGGCTCTTGAATTAGATGTTTCTCCAAGAGAAATTCAATTGGGCTTTGATACGTACAAATCTGTTTTTGGTAGGGCAGAAAGACTTACTATCAAAGGCAAAAGTGCACTTGTTCAATTGATAAAAAATCCGGTGGGTGCGACTGAAGTATTAAGGTTAATTGCCGATACTAAAAAATCAAAATTACTCATTGTTTTGAACGATAATTACGCTGACGGGCGTGATGTATCGTGGATTTGGGATGCTGATTTTGAGCTTTTGAAAAATTATACTCAAGATATTATCGTTTCAGGTGTCAGAGCTTTTGATATGGCTGTTCGCTTGAAATATGCAGGTGTTAACGAGTCTCAAATCCATGTTGAAAAAGATTTGAAAAATGCTATATCGGCTGCCGCTGCTATAACAGAGCAAGACGAAACGCTTTTGATTTTGCCTACTTATACCGCTCTTTTAAAAATGCAAAATATTGTAAAGAGATGTAGCTTTAAATAA
- a CDS encoding sensor domain-containing diguanylate cyclase: MSQNLSEKIHNLQKNFLELNNLFELNVISNQACSLDDLINRISSFISSTLNINGIYFFVKNNEMFHSKSCNDVICRTFDFDLEGASFIKLASEKLLEVTDENGELKYKAFWDANGLQDLNSKFFKVFRRDGEIFCICSIGQKQDKSPFSESDLFSLNKIFHCIEPILIKFSKQQEQENQIKELHKSLHNLSILYNISQAVNFIDDLKGLIQVILGKALETIDAEKGSLMLYDYTDNTLQVKVVYGLNDPKHEFDINNGVIECTKLKANEGIAGKVFAEKRSIITNLGQNDPRFSKANISANVSSLICVPLVAKGEAIGVINITNKKNNRLFNKQDLEFIEALANQAAIAIDNAKLYELATKDGLTKLYIYRHFYSLLETELKRAKRYRHVLSLLMMDIDNFKSINDTYGHLIGDRVLKEIAATIKNTVRNIDVPARYGGEEFTVILPETTSKDARIIAERLRQNIAKIAIPLDEATTIKPTISIGIAEFPTNAENEKELIDLADKALYKAKNDGKNCVYEHCAEGFFRCEKIDEPV, encoded by the coding sequence ATGAGTCAAAATCTATCTGAAAAAATCCATAATTTGCAAAAGAACTTTCTTGAACTGAATAACCTATTTGAATTAAACGTTATATCTAATCAAGCATGCTCTTTGGATGACTTGATAAATCGAATCAGCTCCTTCATTTCTTCAACATTGAACATCAATGGAATATACTTTTTTGTAAAAAATAATGAAATGTTCCACTCAAAAAGTTGCAATGACGTGATTTGCAGAACCTTTGATTTCGACCTTGAAGGTGCATCTTTTATAAAACTTGCCTCTGAAAAATTATTAGAAGTTACCGACGAAAATGGAGAATTGAAATACAAAGCTTTCTGGGACGCAAACGGGCTCCAAGACTTGAACAGCAAATTTTTCAAAGTTTTCAGACGTGACGGCGAAATATTCTGTATCTGTTCAATAGGTCAAAAACAAGATAAATCTCCATTTTCAGAAAGTGACTTGTTTTCTTTAAACAAAATATTCCATTGTATCGAACCGATTTTGATAAAATTTTCAAAACAGCAAGAACAGGAAAACCAAATCAAAGAATTGCACAAATCATTACACAATTTGTCAATCTTATACAATATTTCTCAAGCAGTTAATTTTATTGACGATTTAAAAGGGCTAATTCAAGTCATACTTGGTAAAGCACTCGAAACTATTGATGCTGAAAAAGGCTCTTTAATGCTATACGACTACACTGACAACACTTTGCAAGTAAAAGTCGTCTATGGTTTGAATGACCCTAAACATGAATTTGATATAAATAACGGCGTAATCGAATGCACAAAACTTAAAGCTAATGAAGGCATCGCCGGCAAAGTTTTTGCGGAAAAACGCTCTATTATAACAAACCTCGGGCAAAACGACCCCCGTTTTTCAAAAGCCAATATATCAGCTAATGTGTCTTCTTTAATTTGCGTACCTTTGGTCGCAAAAGGAGAAGCAATAGGCGTTATCAACATTACAAACAAAAAAAATAACAGGCTTTTTAACAAACAAGACCTTGAATTTATTGAAGCACTTGCAAACCAAGCTGCAATTGCGATTGACAATGCAAAATTGTACGAACTTGCAACAAAAGACGGTTTAACAAAATTATATATTTATCGTCATTTCTACTCTTTGTTAGAAACAGAGCTAAAACGTGCAAAACGTTACAGACACGTGCTTTCTTTGCTTATGATGGATATTGACAACTTCAAAAGCATTAATGATACCTATGGACACCTTATAGGCGACAGGGTTTTAAAAGAAATAGCAGCAACAATAAAAAATACCGTCCGCAACATCGATGTTCCTGCAAGATACGGTGGCGAAGAATTTACGGTTATTCTTCCTGAAACAACATCAAAAGATGCCAGAATTATTGCTGAAAGACTAAGACAAAATATTGCAAAAATTGCAATTCCATTAGATGAAGCAACCACAATAAAACCAACAATAAGTATTGGTATAGCAGAGTTCCCGACTAATGCAGAAAACGAAAAAGAATTAATCGACTTGGCAGACAAAGCACTCTACAAAGCTAAAAACGACGGCAAAAATTGCGTCTATGAGCATTGTGCAGAAGGCTTCTTCCGTTGCGAGAAGATTGATGAACCTGTTTAA
- the ribD gene encoding bifunctional diaminohydroxyphosphoribosylaminopyrimidine deaminase/5-amino-6-(5-phosphoribosylamino)uracil reductase RibD, with translation MPKKEYEKLIKKCLSLAKQAEGKTSPNPLVGAVIFDDDFKIISTGYHHKCGEAHAEVNAIRNADCDLKCKSIAVNLEPCSHHGKTPPCADMLIEKGFKRVIIGTQDPNPIVAGRGIRKLEKAGIEVISGILQEDCKNLNEIFFKNQIENKPFITLKTATTLDGKIACKNGDSKWITGEKARHKVQQIRNANDAIMTGSGTVIADNPNLTCRIKNGKNPIRIIVDSKLKTNPDYNVYKNDRTKVYILTTQDAIEKTKKTYSQNVELMPCPSKNTHIDLEKAISMLWNKGIKSIMIESGANLTSAIIQENLADKIVQFIAPQIIGDDQAISFVQGFDINKLAEAKHLQIKNIKKYPPDIMLEMYIKNI, from the coding sequence GTGCCTAAAAAAGAATACGAAAAACTTATAAAAAAATGTTTATCTTTAGCTAAACAAGCAGAAGGGAAAACAAGCCCCAACCCTTTAGTGGGAGCTGTTATTTTTGATGACGATTTCAAAATAATTTCAACAGGTTACCACCACAAATGCGGCGAAGCACACGCAGAAGTGAACGCCATAAGAAATGCCGATTGCGACCTGAAGTGTAAATCTATTGCTGTAAACTTAGAGCCATGTTCTCATCACGGAAAGACACCTCCTTGTGCCGACATGCTTATTGAAAAAGGGTTTAAAAGAGTAATCATAGGGACTCAAGACCCAAACCCCATTGTTGCAGGACGAGGCATTAGAAAGCTTGAAAAAGCAGGTATTGAAGTCATAAGCGGAATTCTTCAAGAAGATTGTAAAAATCTTAATGAAATTTTTTTCAAAAATCAAATAGAAAATAAACCCTTTATAACTCTAAAAACAGCAACAACGCTTGACGGAAAAATCGCCTGCAAAAACGGTGACTCAAAGTGGATTACAGGTGAAAAAGCAAGACACAAAGTTCAACAAATAAGAAACGCCAATGATGCTATTATGACAGGCTCAGGAACAGTTATTGCCGACAATCCCAATTTAACATGCCGAATAAAAAACGGCAAAAATCCCATCAGAATAATTGTTGATTCAAAATTGAAAACGAACCCCGACTATAATGTTTACAAAAATGACAGAACAAAAGTTTATATCTTAACAACCCAAGATGCCATTGAGAAAACCAAAAAAACATATAGCCAAAATGTAGAATTAATGCCATGTCCATCGAAAAACACACACATTGACCTTGAAAAAGCGATAAGCATGCTCTGGAACAAAGGTATAAAGAGCATAATGATAGAATCTGGTGCAAATCTTACGTCTGCTATAATTCAAGAAAATCTCGCAGACAAAATTGTTCAATTTATAGCACCTCAAATTATCGGTGATGACCAAGCCATCAGCTTTGTTCAAGGGTTTGATATAAACAAATTAGCAGAAGCAAAACACCTACAAATAAAAAATATAAAAAAATATCCCCCCGACATCATGCTCGAAATGTATATTAAAAATATTTAA
- the mutS gene encoding DNA mismatch repair protein MutS, translating into MSNKEINNINSIDVDINEATPMLRQFLEIKKQNPGVILMYRMGDFYEAFFEDAITISQDLEITLTARDGGALGKIPMAGVPAKAIDNYIPKLLDKGHKISICEQLEDPAAAKGLVKRGITRTITAGTLVEDNLLKANANNYLAALICDGDIFGLAYTDISTGEFKVTQGVLPDILAELARINPSEILAPVKKQKVLPFQIVPDEKIDLPEEITLPYNCSKVSYSAFDELKAESNIKQVFNTVTLDAFGFKEYKLGFQAAGAVIEYLVDTQKGNLPKFDIITSYSLSDFVSIDANTRRNLELLETTRDKSKFGSLLWAIDKVKTNMGSRLLKKWLTQPVKNIAEIINRQNAVEELVNFSQARLELSNLLTKVYDIERLAVRLSNNNANPRDFLAIKDTLNLLPDFEDILSKFSSEYLDNITSSKDELLEFASIIERTISENAPLALKEGGIIKEGVNTDLDYYKSLLTGGEKWLKEFEAIEKEQSGIKNLRVGYSKTFGYFIEITNSNLSLVPQNYIRRQTLTNAERFITDELKNHEADVLSAQYKITELEYKIFSDMREYSKEYVEKIKDVAHSLSRIDVLLSFANVAIESNYVKPEIVDNNELYIKEGRHPVVEKILPMGKYVANDLQLTANSLGADTQFMILTGPNMAGKSTYMRQNALIVVLAQIGCFVPAAFARIGIVDKIFTRVGAVDDLSLGQSTFMVEMSETAYILNSATEKSLILLDEIGRGTSTYDGVAIAWSVAEYIATKIKARTIFATHYHELNVMPNSIEQIKNYRITISEQEGEIEFLRKVVPGSASKSYGIQVAKMAGLPSAVVSKAQNLMTKMQKDFSKDLSSRNKSRSLEPQVPQLTLSFDK; encoded by the coding sequence ATGTCAAATAAAGAAATCAATAATATAAACAGTATAGATGTCGATATAAATGAAGCAACTCCGATGTTGCGTCAGTTTTTGGAGATTAAAAAACAAAATCCGGGTGTGATTTTGATGTACCGCATGGGCGATTTTTACGAGGCTTTTTTTGAAGATGCAATAACGATTTCTCAAGATTTGGAAATAACTCTAACCGCTAGAGATGGTGGTGCTTTAGGCAAGATACCAATGGCGGGTGTGCCAGCTAAAGCAATTGATAACTACATACCAAAATTACTTGATAAAGGGCACAAAATAAGTATTTGCGAACAGTTAGAAGACCCTGCCGCCGCAAAAGGACTCGTTAAACGTGGAATTACCAGAACGATAACCGCAGGCACTCTCGTTGAAGATAATTTGCTCAAGGCAAATGCTAATAATTATTTAGCTGCTTTGATTTGTGATGGCGATATTTTCGGTTTGGCTTATACGGATATTTCTACTGGTGAATTTAAAGTTACGCAAGGCGTTTTACCTGATATTTTGGCTGAGCTTGCAAGAATAAATCCTTCTGAAATTTTGGCTCCTGTAAAAAAACAAAAAGTGCTTCCTTTTCAAATTGTTCCTGATGAAAAAATTGATTTGCCTGAGGAAATAACTCTTCCTTATAATTGTTCAAAAGTAAGCTATAGTGCCTTTGATGAGTTAAAAGCAGAAAGTAATATTAAACAGGTTTTCAACACTGTAACGCTTGACGCATTTGGGTTTAAAGAATATAAACTCGGGTTTCAGGCAGCAGGTGCTGTTATTGAGTATCTCGTCGATACGCAAAAAGGTAATTTGCCTAAATTTGATATTATTACTTCTTATAGTTTGTCTGATTTTGTTTCAATTGACGCCAATACCCGCAGAAATCTTGAGCTTTTAGAAACAACCAGAGATAAGTCCAAATTCGGAAGTTTGTTATGGGCTATTGATAAAGTTAAGACAAATATGGGCTCCAGATTGCTCAAAAAATGGCTTACTCAACCTGTGAAAAATATTGCCGAAATTATAAATAGACAAAATGCTGTTGAAGAACTCGTGAATTTTTCGCAAGCTCGTCTAGAGCTTTCAAATCTCTTGACAAAAGTATATGATATTGAACGTTTAGCGGTCAGGTTAAGCAACAATAATGCTAATCCCAGAGATTTTTTGGCAATTAAAGATACTTTGAATTTGCTTCCTGATTTTGAAGATATTTTATCTAAATTTTCTTCTGAATATTTAGATAATATAACAAGCTCAAAAGATGAATTGTTGGAATTTGCCTCTATAATTGAGAGGACTATATCTGAAAATGCCCCCCTTGCTCTAAAAGAAGGCGGAATTATCAAAGAAGGTGTAAATACTGACCTTGACTATTACAAATCGCTTTTAACAGGTGGAGAAAAATGGTTAAAAGAATTTGAAGCTATCGAAAAAGAACAATCAGGGATTAAAAACCTTAGAGTCGGCTATAGCAAAACTTTTGGATATTTTATAGAAATTACAAATTCTAATCTTTCATTGGTTCCGCAAAATTATATCCGCCGTCAAACATTGACAAACGCTGAAAGATTTATCACCGACGAACTCAAAAATCATGAAGCTGACGTTTTATCTGCCCAATACAAAATAACTGAACTTGAATATAAAATATTTTCTGACATGAGAGAATATTCTAAAGAATATGTCGAAAAAATTAAAGATGTAGCCCATTCCTTATCAAGAATTGATGTTCTTTTATCTTTTGCAAATGTTGCGATTGAATCAAATTATGTAAAACCTGAAATTGTTGATAATAATGAACTCTATATAAAAGAAGGTCGGCACCCTGTAGTGGAAAAAATTCTTCCTATGGGTAAATATGTAGCGAATGATTTACAATTGACAGCTAATTCGCTAGGTGCAGACACCCAATTTATGATTTTGACAGGTCCTAATATGGCCGGTAAGTCTACCTATATGCGGCAAAATGCCTTAATCGTTGTTTTGGCTCAAATAGGCTGTTTTGTCCCTGCTGCTTTTGCAAGGATTGGTATTGTTGATAAAATCTTTACAAGGGTCGGTGCAGTTGATGACTTGTCTTTAGGGCAATCTACTTTTATGGTTGAGATGAGTGAAACTGCGTATATCTTGAATTCAGCTACAGAAAAAAGCTTGATTCTTTTAGATGAAATCGGTCGTGGAACAAGCACTTATGACGGAGTCGCTATTGCGTGGTCGGTTGCAGAATATATTGCTACAAAAATAAAAGCTCGCACTATCTTTGCAACTCATTACCATGAGCTCAATGTCATGCCAAATTCTATCGAACAGATTAAAAATTACAGAATTACAATTTCTGAGCAAGAAGGCGAAATTGAATTTTTAAGAAAAGTTGTTCCCGGTTCTGCCAGTAAAAGTTATGGAATTCAGGTTGCTAAAATGGCAGGATTGCCTTCTGCTGTTGTTTCTAAGGCACAAAATCTCATGACCAAAATGCAAAAAGATTTTTCAAAAGATTTATCTTCAAGAAACAAATCACGCTCATTGGAGCCACAAGTTCCTCAACTTACATTGTCGTTTGATAAATGA
- a CDS encoding glycosyltransferase family 39 protein has product MIEYFKLEKWYIFAIFLIFIFAIPFFWLRQGNIGIDLGRELYIPWEMTKGNLLYKNIFIIFAPLSYQINACCLKLLGDKLSTFYILGLLNSFLFLNVLYAISREFLSRINSFLLVILVTFSSVFVCQVCNFNMPYAYAIVYSSSFFLLSLFMLIKYIKSGEVKFAYLSSFFAGSSFVCKYEYLLYLVILFYVYCFMKPITNIQKIKVVGFILLMPIISYGSLICQGVTFSDWYSTLLRVKVLSLSRSMINFYYTTGSLFELSKLKDIIISAFGFVVNFLCLALLYWKKNLFSSRFIQKILVCMASFSLFAFIMSGKYWAFIYLPVLNLLLFAFLVKKIFENKPLFVLTLACILASMKVFFYFDLTTYGAYSVGIVFLCFISIILSKQVANDSGFQKALDVAVKVLMISSIFVLFGLQLDEVKGRQSALFTPKGVMYVLPEQKTFYSKIIDYLSHNAKKQDKVVVLPETPFINFVMDMDSDNQIFLLLPFDIDVWSEKFIVEEYKKSKPKFFIIMPRKLSEYGYSDICQSYAFSVCSFIKNEYNLEAMVGYNIYKRKIQ; this is encoded by the coding sequence ATGATAGAATATTTTAAACTAGAAAAATGGTATATTTTTGCCATTTTCTTAATTTTTATTTTTGCAATACCATTTTTTTGGCTTCGTCAAGGCAATATAGGAATTGATTTAGGGCGGGAGCTTTATATTCCATGGGAAATGACAAAAGGAAATCTTTTATATAAAAATATTTTTATAATTTTTGCACCTTTGTCTTATCAGATTAATGCTTGTTGCTTAAAGCTTTTAGGAGATAAGCTTTCAACTTTTTATATTTTAGGGCTTCTAAATTCATTTTTATTTTTAAATGTTTTATATGCAATTTCAAGAGAGTTTTTGAGTAGGATTAATTCTTTTTTGCTTGTGATATTAGTTACTTTTTCAAGTGTTTTTGTTTGTCAGGTTTGTAATTTTAATATGCCTTATGCTTATGCTATTGTTTATTCTTCATCATTTTTTCTTTTGTCTTTATTCATGTTGATAAAATATATAAAAAGTGGAGAGGTTAAATTTGCATATCTTTCAAGTTTTTTTGCCGGAAGTTCTTTCGTCTGCAAATATGAATATCTACTATATTTGGTGATACTTTTTTATGTTTATTGTTTTATGAAACCGATAACAAATATTCAAAAAATTAAGGTTGTAGGGTTTATTTTGTTGATGCCGATAATATCATATGGAAGTTTGATATGCCAAGGCGTTACTTTTTCTGATTGGTATTCTACATTATTACGTGTAAAAGTCTTGAGCCTTTCAAGGTCTATGATAAATTTTTATTATACTACAGGCTCCTTGTTTGAACTGTCTAAACTAAAAGATATAATAATTTCGGCGTTTGGTTTTGTTGTGAATTTTCTTTGTTTGGCTTTACTTTATTGGAAGAAAAATCTTTTTAGTAGTAGATTCATTCAAAAAATTCTTGTCTGTATGGCGTCATTTTCACTTTTTGCATTTATAATGAGCGGAAAATATTGGGCGTTTATTTATTTGCCGGTATTAAATTTATTATTGTTCGCCTTTTTGGTAAAAAAAATATTTGAAAATAAACCTCTTTTTGTTTTGACTTTAGCTTGCATATTAGCTTCAATGAAAGTCTTTTTTTATTTTGACTTAACAACCTATGGGGCGTATAGTGTCGGGATTGTTTTCCTTTGTTTTATTTCAATAATTCTTTCAAAGCAAGTCGCAAATGATAGTGGCTTCCAAAAAGCATTGGATGTTGCTGTGAAAGTTTTGATGATTTCTTCTATATTTGTTTTATTCGGACTTCAACTTGATGAGGTCAAAGGCCGTCAATCAGCTTTGTTTACACCTAAAGGTGTTATGTATGTTTTACCTGAACAAAAAACTTTTTATTCTAAAATAATTGATTATCTGAGTCATAATGCAAAAAAACAAGACAAAGTTGTTGTTCTGCCTGAGACGCCTTTTATTAATTTCGTTATGGATATGGATTCTGACAATCAAATATTTTTGCTTTTGCCATTTGACATAGATGTTTGGAGTGAAAAATTTATTGTCGAAGAATACAAGAAATCAAAGCCGAAATTTTTTATTATTATGCCCAGAAAACTAAGTGAGTATGGGTATTCTGATATTTGTCAAAGTTATGCTTTTAGTGTATGTTCTTTTATAAAAAATGAATATAATCTTGAAGCTATGGTTGGGTACAATATATATAAAAGAAAAATACAATAA